A genomic window from Micromonospora ferruginea includes:
- a CDS encoding SsgA family sporulation/cell division regulator has protein sequence MSVIRPTTVEVETSLRLVAPDATALPVRASLRYDPADPYAVHVLFHAESAGGEAVSWSFARELLVTGLDEPAGIGDVRVWPWATPRGDFVALALSSPDGNALFEVPRSVLVRFLRRTYVVVPRGREAEHLDVDTAVNRLLAGR, from the coding sequence ATGAGTGTCATCCGACCGACGACCGTAGAGGTCGAGACGTCGCTAAGGCTCGTCGCGCCTGACGCCACCGCCTTGCCGGTGCGTGCCAGCCTGCGTTACGACCCTGCTGACCCGTATGCGGTCCATGTCCTGTTCCATGCCGAGTCCGCCGGCGGCGAGGCGGTGAGTTGGTCGTTCGCCCGCGAACTGCTGGTCACCGGTCTCGACGAACCGGCTGGCATCGGTGACGTCCGGGTCTGGCCGTGGGCCACCCCGCGCGGCGACTTCGTCGCGCTGGCGCTGTCGTCCCCGGACGGCAACGCCCTGTTCGAGGTCCCGCGCAGCGTGCTGGTGCGCTTCCTGCGCCGGACCTACGTCGTCGTCCCGCGTGGCCGCGAGGCCGAGCACCTGGACGTCGACACCGCGGTGAACCGGCTGCTCGCCGGTCGCTGA
- a CDS encoding glucose 1-dehydrogenase, protein MTDLFSVDGKTVLVTGGSRGIGLMIARGFVRAGARVIISSRKADVCESVAKELSAEGHCEAIPADLSSDAGALALAEAVRQRHDRLHVLVNNAGATWGAPLEEYPEGAFDKLWAVNVKAVFRLTTALLPALRAAADADDPARVINIGSIDGLRVPWMEVYAYSATKAAVHMLTRGLAHQLAGEAITVNAIAPGPFESKMMAFALDDPESRAAIEQQVPLGRIGRPEDMAGTAIYLASRAGAYLTGAVIPVDGGITTRG, encoded by the coding sequence ATGACGGATCTGTTCTCGGTCGACGGCAAGACGGTCCTGGTCACCGGTGGCTCCCGGGGCATCGGGCTGATGATCGCGCGCGGATTCGTCCGGGCCGGCGCCCGCGTGATCATCTCCTCGCGCAAGGCCGACGTGTGCGAGTCGGTCGCCAAGGAACTCTCCGCCGAGGGGCACTGCGAGGCCATCCCGGCCGACCTGAGCAGCGACGCCGGCGCGCTGGCGCTGGCCGAAGCCGTCCGGCAGCGCCACGACCGGCTGCACGTGCTGGTCAACAACGCCGGCGCCACCTGGGGCGCGCCGCTGGAGGAATACCCCGAGGGCGCGTTCGACAAGCTGTGGGCGGTCAACGTCAAGGCCGTCTTCCGGCTCACCACCGCGCTGCTGCCGGCGCTGCGCGCCGCCGCCGACGCCGACGACCCGGCCCGCGTCATCAACATCGGGTCGATCGACGGGCTCCGGGTGCCGTGGATGGAGGTGTACGCCTACTCCGCCACCAAGGCGGCCGTGCACATGCTCACCCGCGGCCTCGCCCACCAGCTCGCCGGCGAGGCGATCACGGTCAACGCGATCGCGCCCGGCCCGTTCGAGAGCAAGATGATGGCGTTCGCGCTGGACGACCCGGAGTCGCGGGCGGCCATCGAGCAGCAGGTGCCGCTGGGCCGCATCGGCCGCCCCGAGGACATGGCGGGCACCGCGATCTACCTCGCGTCACGCGCCGGCGCGTACCTCACCGGGGCGGTCATCCCGGTGGACGGTGGGATCACCACGCGCGGCTGA
- a CDS encoding helix-turn-helix transcriptional regulator, translated as MVTTGQPPPATRTGLSESRLDPDEIVTGALDDLTPAPGWPRPVLLDRDLLVLVTHGHGAAELDFRAVPCRPGTLLRARPGQVLRCVGTQLDATVVSWGPDALRGLDVDPDAVPTHRQLAGEDEDAVISEVTQLAVDADRHALVPAAAALLRHQLAVLLLRLSLLPHAGQAPTPRAEAETFRRLCREVERGYRQTRRVEDYAAQLGCSVRTLTRACLAVTGRSAKQVIDERVALQACRLLAATDDPIARIGRRLGFPEPTNFGRFFTREVGVSPGAFRAAREQPLPVRPVRPRPPADSPVPAGRA; from the coding sequence ATGGTCACTACCGGTCAGCCCCCGCCGGCCACCCGCACCGGCCTGTCGGAATCCCGCCTCGACCCCGACGAGATCGTCACCGGCGCGCTCGACGACCTCACCCCCGCGCCGGGCTGGCCCCGGCCGGTGCTCCTCGATCGTGACCTGCTGGTCCTGGTCACCCACGGACACGGCGCCGCCGAGCTGGACTTCCGGGCCGTGCCGTGCCGCCCCGGCACGCTGCTGCGCGCCCGTCCCGGCCAGGTGTTGCGCTGCGTCGGCACGCAGCTCGACGCCACGGTGGTGAGCTGGGGGCCGGACGCGCTGCGCGGCCTCGACGTCGACCCGGACGCGGTGCCCACCCACCGCCAGCTCGCCGGCGAGGACGAGGACGCGGTGATCAGCGAGGTCACCCAGTTGGCCGTGGACGCCGACCGGCACGCGCTGGTGCCGGCCGCCGCGGCGCTGCTGCGCCACCAGCTCGCCGTGCTGCTGCTGCGGCTGAGCCTGCTGCCGCACGCCGGCCAGGCGCCGACGCCGCGCGCCGAGGCGGAGACGTTCCGGCGGCTGTGCCGGGAGGTGGAACGCGGCTACCGGCAGACCCGCCGGGTGGAGGACTACGCCGCCCAGCTCGGCTGCTCGGTGCGTACCCTCACCCGGGCCTGCCTGGCGGTGACCGGCCGCAGCGCCAAGCAGGTCATCGACGAGCGGGTGGCGTTGCAGGCCTGCCGGCTGCTGGCCGCCACCGACGACCCGATCGCCCGGATCGGCCGGCGGCTCGGTTTTCCCGAGCCGACCAACTTCGGCCGGTTCTTCACCCGGGAGGTCGGGGTGAGCCCGGGGGCGTTCCGGGCGGCCCGGGAACAGCCGTTGCCCGTCCGTCCGGTGCGTCCGCGCCCGCCCGCCGACTCCCCCGTGCCGGCCGGCCGGGCATGA
- a CDS encoding RrF2 family transcriptional regulator, translated as MQISARGDYAVRAALSLATAYPTLLSTQAIAAEQDMPRKFLEAVLADLRRSGIVRAQRGAEGGYTLSRPPREVTIGQVLRAVDGPLAGVRGMRPEETKYEGAAENLPRLWVAVRASVRRVVDEVSLDELVSGRLPAHVRKLTTQPDAWEPR; from the coding sequence GTGCAGATCTCCGCGCGCGGCGACTACGCGGTCCGGGCGGCCCTGAGCCTGGCCACCGCGTACCCCACCCTGCTGTCCACCCAGGCCATCGCGGCGGAGCAGGACATGCCCCGCAAGTTCCTCGAGGCGGTGCTGGCCGACCTGCGCCGGTCCGGGATCGTCCGGGCCCAGCGCGGCGCGGAGGGTGGCTACACGTTGTCCCGGCCGCCGCGCGAGGTCACCATCGGGCAGGTGTTGCGCGCCGTCGACGGTCCGCTCGCCGGGGTACGCGGGATGCGACCCGAGGAGACGAAGTACGAGGGCGCGGCGGAGAACCTGCCCCGGCTCTGGGTGGCGGTGCGCGCCTCGGTGCGGCGGGTGGTCGACGAGGTGAGCCTGGACGAGCTGGTCAGTGGCCGGTTGCCGGCGCACGTGCGCAAGCTGACCACCCAGCCGGACGCGTGGGAGCCGCGCTGA
- a CDS encoding malonic semialdehyde reductase — MVTAPADELLALDRAAQDLLFRAARTAHAFTAEPVDDAQVRAVHDLVRNGPTAMNAQPLRVLLLRSPAARARLLPHVSAGNRDKTAGAPLTAVLAADVDWHDRLPELFPHRPGARDWFTGDPAGREAQARFNAALQIGYLVVGVRAAGLAAGPMAGFDPAGVEREFFPDGRHRVLLLMNIGRPAPGAERPRLPRLAYEEVVTTL, encoded by the coding sequence GTGGTGACCGCCCCCGCCGACGAACTGCTCGCGCTGGACCGGGCCGCCCAGGACCTGCTGTTCCGGGCGGCCCGCACGGCCCACGCGTTCACCGCCGAGCCGGTCGACGACGCCCAGGTCCGGGCCGTGCACGACCTGGTCCGCAACGGCCCGACCGCGATGAACGCGCAGCCGCTGCGGGTGCTGCTGCTGCGCTCGCCGGCCGCCCGGGCACGGCTGCTGCCGCACGTCAGCGCCGGCAACCGGGACAAGACCGCCGGCGCGCCGCTGACCGCGGTGCTCGCCGCCGACGTGGACTGGCACGACCGGCTGCCCGAGCTGTTCCCGCACCGCCCCGGCGCGCGGGACTGGTTCACCGGCGACCCGGCCGGTCGGGAGGCGCAGGCCCGGTTCAACGCCGCGCTCCAGATCGGCTACCTGGTGGTCGGCGTCCGCGCGGCCGGGCTGGCCGCCGGGCCGATGGCCGGCTTCGACCCGGCCGGGGTGGAACGCGAGTTCTTCCCGGACGGGCGGCACCGGGTGCTGCTGCTGATGAACATCGGCCGGCCCGCGCCGGGCGCCGAGCGGCCACGCCTGCCCCGGCTGGCCTACGAGGAGGTGGTCACCACCCTGTGA
- a CDS encoding flavin reductase family protein, translating into MTTVDRPATGTVELRPVDVDSFRGLLRRQASTVTVVTTPGLRGDRLLPTLPPAGFTATSFTSVSLDPPLVSVCLGRASSSWPTVAHAEHVAVHLLASGQQEIARIFATSGIDRFTAHPGWSTGPFGVPLIGDALAVLLCRVVRQIEAGDHTIVLGEPLALGAGEDGDPLLHHRGRYTTTVEDWSESW; encoded by the coding sequence GTGACCACCGTGGACCGGCCGGCCACCGGCACCGTCGAGCTGCGCCCGGTCGACGTCGACTCGTTCCGCGGCCTGCTGCGCCGCCAGGCGTCCACGGTCACCGTGGTCACCACGCCCGGCCTGCGCGGCGACCGGCTCCTGCCGACGCTGCCCCCGGCCGGCTTCACCGCCACCTCGTTCACCTCGGTCTCGCTGGACCCGCCGCTGGTGTCGGTCTGCCTCGGCCGCGCGTCGTCGAGCTGGCCGACCGTCGCGCACGCCGAGCACGTGGCCGTGCACCTGCTCGCCTCCGGCCAGCAGGAGATCGCGCGGATCTTCGCCACCAGCGGCATCGACCGGTTCACCGCGCACCCCGGCTGGAGCACCGGCCCGTTCGGGGTGCCGCTGATCGGCGACGCGCTGGCCGTGCTGCTGTGCCGGGTGGTCCGGCAGATCGAGGCCGGCGACCACACGATCGTGCTGGGCGAGCCGCTGGCGCTCGGCGCCGGCGAGGACGGCGACCCGCTGCTGCACCACCGGGGCCGCTACACCACGACGGTCGAGGACTGGTCCGAGTCGTGGTGA
- a CDS encoding LLM class flavin-dependent oxidoreductase — MTRTLHLNAFLMGVGHHEAAWRHPLTDPARLGDVRHFQELARIAERGTLDSVFLADGLAVGPAVRHNIQAVFEPLTLLAALATATEHIGLIATASTSYTEPFNLARAFASLDHLSGGRAGWNIVTSAQAREARNFNLDDHPAHADRYRRAAEHVEVAIKLWDSWEDDALVLDTAAGVFADTDRVHEIAHAGERFRVAGPLNTPRPPQGRPLLVQAGSSADGIAFAARYAEAVFTAQQTLADGQAFHAALKRAVADAGRDPDLVKVLPGIAPVIGGTEAEARALADELEALIVPEHALAQLSGMTGLDLTGLPLDGPLPDLPDATAVQSHQSRYQLVVDLARRDRLTLRQLIGRLGGGRGHRVVVGTPEQIADQIELWFTQGAADGFNVMPPLLPHGLEAFVDHVVPLLRRRGLFRSAYTGRTLREHYGLPRPASVHAVRELVAS, encoded by the coding sequence ATGACCCGCACCCTGCACCTCAACGCCTTCCTGATGGGCGTCGGCCACCACGAGGCCGCCTGGCGGCACCCGCTCACCGACCCCGCCCGCCTCGGCGACGTCCGCCACTTCCAGGAGCTGGCCCGCATCGCCGAGCGGGGCACGCTCGACTCGGTCTTCCTCGCCGACGGGCTGGCCGTCGGCCCGGCCGTCCGCCACAACATCCAGGCCGTTTTCGAACCGCTCACGCTGCTCGCCGCGCTGGCCACCGCCACCGAGCACATCGGGCTGATCGCCACCGCCTCGACCAGCTACACCGAACCGTTCAACCTGGCCCGCGCGTTCGCCTCGCTCGACCACCTCAGCGGCGGCCGGGCCGGCTGGAACATCGTCACCTCCGCCCAGGCGCGGGAGGCCCGCAACTTCAACCTCGACGACCATCCCGCGCACGCCGACCGCTACCGCCGGGCCGCCGAGCACGTCGAGGTGGCGATCAAGCTCTGGGACAGTTGGGAGGACGACGCGCTGGTCCTCGACACCGCCGCCGGCGTCTTCGCCGACACCGACCGGGTGCACGAGATCGCGCACGCCGGCGAGCGGTTCCGGGTGGCCGGCCCGCTCAACACGCCCCGACCGCCGCAGGGCCGGCCGCTGCTGGTGCAGGCCGGCTCGTCCGCCGACGGCATCGCGTTCGCCGCCCGCTACGCCGAGGCCGTGTTCACCGCGCAGCAGACGCTCGCCGACGGCCAGGCCTTCCACGCCGCGCTCAAGCGGGCCGTCGCCGACGCCGGCCGCGACCCGGACCTGGTCAAGGTGCTGCCCGGTATCGCGCCGGTGATCGGGGGTACGGAAGCCGAGGCCCGTGCCCTCGCCGACGAACTGGAGGCGCTGATCGTGCCCGAGCACGCCCTCGCCCAGCTCTCCGGCATGACCGGGCTCGACCTGACCGGCCTGCCGCTGGACGGGCCGCTGCCCGACCTGCCCGACGCCACCGCCGTGCAGTCGCACCAGAGCCGCTACCAGCTCGTCGTCGACCTGGCCCGGCGCGACCGGCTCACCCTGCGGCAGCTCATCGGCCGCCTCGGCGGCGGACGCGGGCACCGGGTGGTGGTCGGCACCCCGGAGCAGATCGCCGACCAGATCGAGCTCTGGTTCACCCAGGGCGCCGCCGACGGCTTCAACGTCATGCCACCGCTGCTACCCCACGGACTGGAGGCCTTCGTGGACCACGTCGTACCCCTGCTGCGCCGGCGCGGGCTGTTCCGGTCCGCCTACACCGGCCGCACGCTGCGCGAGCACTACGGCCTGCCCCGCCCGGCGAGCGTCCACGCCGTCCGAGAGCTGGTGGCGTCGTGA
- a CDS encoding ABC transporter permease: protein MVDVAERPAVTRPAPSPAAVVPARSGRLLALGGRALHRSVALLALAAIWETVPRTGLVDRVFLPPLSEVLVAWWELLRSGQLAEHVGASLTRSLTGLALAVVTAIPVGLLIGWYRPLADLLSPLLEVFRNTAALALLPVFVLILGLGETSKIALVLYACSWPILLNTVAGVKGVDPLLVRSARSMGLNHLRLFQKVILPAAVPTIFTGVRLAGAYSILVLVAAEMVGAKAGLGYLVNYAQYNFAIPDMYAGIVTISAIGLVVNQLLVAGERRFSTWRVDVTTA, encoded by the coding sequence TTGGTTGACGTCGCCGAACGACCCGCCGTGACCCGGCCCGCCCCGTCCCCGGCGGCCGTCGTGCCCGCCCGGTCCGGGCGGCTGCTCGCGCTCGGCGGCCGGGCCCTGCACCGCAGCGTCGCGCTGCTGGCGCTGGCCGCGATCTGGGAGACCGTGCCCCGCACCGGCCTGGTCGACCGGGTCTTCCTGCCCCCGCTGTCCGAGGTGCTCGTCGCCTGGTGGGAGCTGCTGCGCAGCGGGCAGCTCGCCGAGCACGTCGGCGCCAGCCTGACCCGCTCGCTCACCGGCCTGGCGCTCGCCGTGGTCACCGCGATCCCGGTCGGCCTGCTGATCGGCTGGTACCGACCCCTCGCGGACCTGCTCAGCCCGCTGCTGGAGGTGTTCCGCAACACCGCCGCGCTGGCCCTGCTGCCGGTCTTCGTGCTCATCCTCGGGCTCGGCGAGACCTCCAAGATCGCCCTGGTGCTCTACGCCTGCTCGTGGCCGATCCTGCTGAACACCGTCGCCGGCGTGAAGGGCGTCGACCCGCTGCTGGTCCGCTCGGCCCGCTCGATGGGCCTCAACCACCTGCGGCTGTTCCAGAAGGTGATCCTGCCGGCGGCCGTGCCGACCATCTTCACCGGCGTCCGGCTGGCCGGGGCCTACTCGATCCTGGTGCTGGTCGCCGCCGAGATGGTCGGCGCCAAGGCCGGCCTCGGCTACCTCGTGAACTACGCGCAGTACAACTTCGCGATCCCCGACATGTACGCCGGGATCGTCACCATCTCCGCCATCGGGCTGGTGGTCAACCAGCTCCTCGTCGCCGGGGAACGCCGCTTCTCCACCTGGCGCGTCGACGTCACCACCGCCTGA
- a CDS encoding ABC transporter ATP-binding protein gives MSTDKILFDRVRKVFPGRRGGGAVTALDEVTLGVRPGEFLVVVGPSGCGKSTLLDLLGGLATPTGGQVLVDGRPVTGPGLDRGIVFQQYALLPWRTAAGNVAFGLEAKGLPRAERAERVAHHLELVGLTGFADRYPHELSGGMKQRVAIARSLAYDPDVLLMDEPFAALDAQTRDSLQDELVRIWQATGKTIVFITHGIDEAVHLGQRVAVMTSRPGRIKQVIDIELGDREAEEDVRSTDAFRHHRHQIWTLLRDEVRAAQSAVREEARVG, from the coding sequence ATGAGCACCGACAAGATCCTCTTCGACCGGGTGCGCAAGGTCTTCCCCGGCCGGCGTGGCGGCGGCGCGGTCACCGCGCTCGACGAGGTGACCCTCGGCGTACGCCCCGGCGAGTTCCTGGTCGTCGTCGGCCCCAGCGGCTGCGGCAAGTCCACCCTGCTCGACCTGCTCGGCGGGCTGGCCACCCCGACCGGCGGGCAGGTGCTGGTCGACGGCCGCCCGGTGACCGGGCCCGGCCTCGACCGGGGCATCGTCTTCCAGCAGTACGCGCTGCTGCCCTGGCGCACCGCCGCCGGCAACGTCGCGTTCGGCCTGGAGGCCAAGGGCCTGCCCCGTGCCGAACGCGCCGAACGGGTCGCCCACCACCTGGAACTGGTCGGCCTCACCGGGTTCGCCGACCGCTACCCGCACGAGCTGTCCGGCGGCATGAAGCAACGCGTCGCCATCGCCCGCAGCCTCGCGTACGACCCGGACGTGCTGCTGATGGACGAGCCGTTCGCCGCGCTCGACGCGCAGACCCGCGACTCCCTCCAGGACGAGCTGGTGCGGATCTGGCAGGCCACCGGCAAGACGATCGTGTTCATCACGCACGGCATCGACGAGGCCGTGCACCTGGGGCAGCGGGTCGCCGTGATGACGTCGCGCCCCGGCCGGATCAAGCAGGTCATCGACATCGAACTCGGCGACCGGGAGGCGGAGGAGGACGTCCGCTCCACCGACGCGTTCCGCCACCACCGGCACCAGATCTGGACGTTGCTGCGCGACGAGGTCCGCGCCGCGCAGTCCGCCGTCCGCGAGGAGGCCCGCGTTGGTTGA